From the Bombus vancouverensis nearcticus chromosome 3, iyBomVanc1_principal, whole genome shotgun sequence genome, one window contains:
- the LOC117153947 gene encoding protein obstructor-E → MIREFFVTILAVIAVTHGAFNCPSKDGQYEDSKQCDKYYECIDGVATEKVCPDGLVFDPLNRKVNKCDHVFNVDCGDRLELQPPQPTKKCPRRNGFFAHPDPSVCNIFYNCIDGEAIEITCTTGLHFDEYSGTCVWPDSAGREGCGVVDKKLKDGFECPKESQVDTRGMVVDHPKFAHPDDCQKFYVCLNGVTPREQGCSDGTVYNEEQQRCDAPENVPGCEDWYKDDDKKP, encoded by the exons ATGATCAGAGAATTTTTTGTAACGATATTGGCTGTGATTGCCGTAACAC ACGGTGCATTCAACTGCCCGAGCAAAGACGGCCAGTACGAGGATTCAAAGCAGTGCGACAAATACTACGAATGCATCGATGGCGTTGCCACGGAGAAGGTTTGTCCAGATGGATTGGTTTTCGATCCTCTCAATCGTAAAGTGAACAAATGCGATCACGTATTCAACGTTGATTGTGGAGATCGTCTGGAACTAC aaCCACCTCAACCGACCAAGAAGTGTCCACGAAGGAATGGTTTCTTTGCTCATCCAGACCCATCTGTTTGTAACATCTTCTACAATTGCATCGATGGCGAAGCGATCGAAATTACCTGTACCACTGGATTGCATTTCGACGAATATAGCGGCACGTGCGTATGGCCTGACAGCGCTGGACGAGAG GGATGTGGAGTAGTAGACAAGAAGTTGAAAGACGGTTTCGAATGTCCGAAGGAAAGTCAGGTCGATACCAGAGGAATGGTTGTCGATCATCCTAAATTTGCTCATCCAGATGACTGTCAGAAGTTTTATGTCTGTCTGAACGGAGTAACACCACGCGAACAAGGCTGTAGCGACGGAACTGTTTATAACGAGGAACAACAAAGATGCGACGCACCTGAAAATGTCCCCGGCTG TGAGGATTGGTACAAGGATGATGACAAGAaaccataa
- the LOC117154149 gene encoding uncharacterized protein LOC117154149: MERTVKRRNKALQTTDVENSTANQEDEKNVQEKPRNTLKYYFNRFRYYHYCLAERLDNLIGAVCLTIIKIYFFLMGWHQQLDQQDAEMTSTMNMDDG, encoded by the exons atggagAGAACTGTTAAACGAC GAAACAAAGCCCTGCAGACTACGGACGTAGAAAATTCAACAGCTAATCAAGAAGATGAGAAAAACGTACAAGAGAAGCCGAGAAACACATTGAAGTACTACTTCAATAGATTTAGGTACTATCATTACTGTTTGGCTGAAAGATTGGACAATTTAATTGGAGCGGTGTGCCTtacgataattaaaatttattttttcttaatgGGATGGCATCAACAGCTTGATCAACAGGATGCTGAAATGACGAGCACGATGAATATGGACGATGGATAA